The proteins below come from a single Drosophila kikkawai strain 14028-0561.14 chromosome 3R, DkikHiC1v2, whole genome shotgun sequence genomic window:
- the LOC108084158 gene encoding uncharacterized protein, whose protein sequence is MNPTNLGKQNGALVMEVLKVLGRPATSFEVAERVSDVYRLPLQPIRPVVTDVLEGGVRQGLFSYRNHRYSVVQPVVDQLRRDIDKYASEILAMDTGSSEGSSETSLDDAAGGSGGGGALPQMSPLMLKLQKLDGSPPMLAGGNRYRRTTMGEQQERLPSGDVPIGDRVEVVMLPVSPI, encoded by the coding sequence ATGAATCCTACCAACCTGGGCAAGCAGAACGGTGCACTGGTGATGGAGGTGCTGAAGGTTTTGGGTCGTCCGGCCACCAGTTTTGAGGTGGCCGAGCGAGTGTCTGATGTCTACCGTCTACCACTACAGCCCATCCGTCCCGTAGTGACAGATGTACTTGAGGGCGGGGTACGCCAGGGGCTCTTCAGTTACAGAAACCATCGCTACTCGGTGGTGCAGCCTGTGGTGGATCAACTCCGCCGCGACATTGATAAGTATGCATCCGAGATACTGGCCATGGATACAGGCTCCTCTGAAGGCTCGAGTGAGACGAGCTTGGACGATGCTGCTGGTGGTAGTGGTGGCGGAGGAGCACTGCCCCAGATGTCACCGCTGATGCTGAAGCTGCAGAAACTGGATGGCTCACCGCCCATGCTGGCCGGGGGGAACAGATATCGCCGGACGACCATGGGGGAGCAACAAGAACGTTTGCCCTCCGGGGATGTACCAATAGGCGACAGAGTGGAAGTCGTCATGCTGCCCGTCTCCCCGATATAA